The Chelonia mydas isolate rCheMyd1 chromosome 3, rCheMyd1.pri.v2, whole genome shotgun sequence genome includes a region encoding these proteins:
- the PRSS35 gene encoding inactive serine protease 35 isoform X1, which translates to MLTDLRAGVCGLAVWSLSGKRATHINTMGHILLLLMLSIPILCLADGATTEQDFTWHLKNVPQIVSEQTFSLDSPKFEAKAKLELSNVCGIECQRRLPVPSLSDLKEFLSYETVFENGTRTLTHVNVLGLAVDAANTTTTRTSSRRKRQIYGTDSRFSISDKRFMTNFPFSTAVKISTGCSGILISPTHVLTAAHCIHNGKDYIKGSKKLRVGLLKIRSKGEGKKRRGAQRGKRDVSVARDHSEHTTELKQRSKGRGRKQKATGRSRKTSDSKPSFQWTRVKSTQIPKGWFEGVTGDVSLDYDYAVLELKRPHKKKYMELGISPTIRKMPGSMIHFSGFDDDRSGQLVYRFCSVSDESSDLFYQYCDAEPGSIGSGVYLRLKEPNKKKWKRKIIAVYSGHQWMDVNGMQQDYNVAVRITPLKYAQICFWIHGNDENCTRG; encoded by the exons ATGCTAACAG accTGAGAGCTGGAGTTTGCGGACTAGCTGTTTGGAGCCTCAGCGGGAAAAG AGCAACACACATTAACACAATGGGACATATATTGCTGTTGTTGATGCTTTCCATTCCCATATTATGTCTGGCTGATGGAGCCACAACAGAACAAGATTTCACCTGGCACTTGAAGAACGTACCCCAGATTGTGAGTGAACAGACTTtctctcttgacagccctaaatttGAGGCAAAAGCCAAATTAGAGCTGAGTAATGTGTGTGGAATTGAATGCCAAAGGAGACTCCCAGTGCCAAGCTTGTCTGACCTGAAGGAGTTTCTGTCCTATGAGACCGTTTTTGAGAATGGCACACGGACCCTGACTCATGTGAATGTTCTAGGGCTAGCAGTTGACGCagccaacaccaccaccacaagaacGTCCTCAAGAAGAAAGAGGCAGATATATGGCACAGACAGCAGATTCAGTATCTCTGACAAGCGGTTCATGACCAACTTCCCTTTTAGCACAGCGGTGAAGATTTCCACAGGCTGCAGTGGCATTCTTATTTCCCCCACGCACGTTCTAACAGCCGCTCACTGTATTCATAATGGCAAGGATTACATCAAGGGCAGCAAAAAGCTGAGGGTGGGATTGCTGAAGATAAGATCTAAAGGTGAGGGCAAGAAACGCAGAGGTGCTCAAAGGGGTAAGAGAGATGTTTCTGTGGCAAGAGATCACAGTGAGCATACCACAGAATTGAAGCAGAGATCCAAAGGTCGTGGCAGAAAACAAAAGGCAACAGGGAGGAGTCGGAAAACCTCCGATAGTAAACCTTCCTTCCAGTGGACCAGAGTAAAGAGTACCCAGATCCCAAAAGGCTGGTTTGAAGGTGTAACTGGGGATGTTTCCCtggattatgattatgctgttcTTGAGCTCAAGCGCCCTCACAAAAAGAAATATATGGAGCTGGGAATCAGCCCAACAATCAGAAAGATGCCTGGTAGCATGATCCACTTCTCAGGTTTTGACGATGATCGATCTGGGCAGTTAGTCTATCGATTTTGTAGTGTGTCTGATGAATCCAGTGATCTCTTCTACCAGTACTGTGATGCTGAGCCTGGGTCTATTGGATCTGGAGTCTATCTCCGTCTTAAAGAGCCAAACAAGAAGAAATGGAAACGCAAAATCATTGCTGTTTATTCAGGTCATCAGTGGATGGATGTAAATGGTATGCAGCAGGATTATAATGTAGCGGTACGAATTACTCCTCTCAAGTATGCCCAGATTTGTTTCTGGATACATGGGAATGATGAGAATTGTACACGAGGCTGA
- the PRSS35 gene encoding inactive serine protease 35 isoform X2, with protein MGHILLLLMLSIPILCLADGATTEQDFTWHLKNVPQIVSEQTFSLDSPKFEAKAKLELSNVCGIECQRRLPVPSLSDLKEFLSYETVFENGTRTLTHVNVLGLAVDAANTTTTRTSSRRKRQIYGTDSRFSISDKRFMTNFPFSTAVKISTGCSGILISPTHVLTAAHCIHNGKDYIKGSKKLRVGLLKIRSKGEGKKRRGAQRGKRDVSVARDHSEHTTELKQRSKGRGRKQKATGRSRKTSDSKPSFQWTRVKSTQIPKGWFEGVTGDVSLDYDYAVLELKRPHKKKYMELGISPTIRKMPGSMIHFSGFDDDRSGQLVYRFCSVSDESSDLFYQYCDAEPGSIGSGVYLRLKEPNKKKWKRKIIAVYSGHQWMDVNGMQQDYNVAVRITPLKYAQICFWIHGNDENCTRG; from the coding sequence ATGGGACATATATTGCTGTTGTTGATGCTTTCCATTCCCATATTATGTCTGGCTGATGGAGCCACAACAGAACAAGATTTCACCTGGCACTTGAAGAACGTACCCCAGATTGTGAGTGAACAGACTTtctctcttgacagccctaaatttGAGGCAAAAGCCAAATTAGAGCTGAGTAATGTGTGTGGAATTGAATGCCAAAGGAGACTCCCAGTGCCAAGCTTGTCTGACCTGAAGGAGTTTCTGTCCTATGAGACCGTTTTTGAGAATGGCACACGGACCCTGACTCATGTGAATGTTCTAGGGCTAGCAGTTGACGCagccaacaccaccaccacaagaacGTCCTCAAGAAGAAAGAGGCAGATATATGGCACAGACAGCAGATTCAGTATCTCTGACAAGCGGTTCATGACCAACTTCCCTTTTAGCACAGCGGTGAAGATTTCCACAGGCTGCAGTGGCATTCTTATTTCCCCCACGCACGTTCTAACAGCCGCTCACTGTATTCATAATGGCAAGGATTACATCAAGGGCAGCAAAAAGCTGAGGGTGGGATTGCTGAAGATAAGATCTAAAGGTGAGGGCAAGAAACGCAGAGGTGCTCAAAGGGGTAAGAGAGATGTTTCTGTGGCAAGAGATCACAGTGAGCATACCACAGAATTGAAGCAGAGATCCAAAGGTCGTGGCAGAAAACAAAAGGCAACAGGGAGGAGTCGGAAAACCTCCGATAGTAAACCTTCCTTCCAGTGGACCAGAGTAAAGAGTACCCAGATCCCAAAAGGCTGGTTTGAAGGTGTAACTGGGGATGTTTCCCtggattatgattatgctgttcTTGAGCTCAAGCGCCCTCACAAAAAGAAATATATGGAGCTGGGAATCAGCCCAACAATCAGAAAGATGCCTGGTAGCATGATCCACTTCTCAGGTTTTGACGATGATCGATCTGGGCAGTTAGTCTATCGATTTTGTAGTGTGTCTGATGAATCCAGTGATCTCTTCTACCAGTACTGTGATGCTGAGCCTGGGTCTATTGGATCTGGAGTCTATCTCCGTCTTAAAGAGCCAAACAAGAAGAAATGGAAACGCAAAATCATTGCTGTTTATTCAGGTCATCAGTGGATGGATGTAAATGGTATGCAGCAGGATTATAATGTAGCGGTACGAATTACTCCTCTCAAGTATGCCCAGATTTGTTTCTGGATACATGGGAATGATGAGAATTGTACACGAGGCTGA